The window aaaaacacttggctaatttcagccacacacactcgtacaactgcactcttgagcattcggCAAAACACTTCACATTTTTCACACATTCTTGCAcattacaccatagtgatccttgtacctagctcgttattatccgaagttgtaaacgttggctggttaatttgaacttggcgatcggtagtttccatcacccgaggttttttatgtcggagatcattcattgatcaagggctttttcctcgtataaatctttgtgtcacttgtgcaatttacatttaagtgatccttatcattgttcatcatttcaagcatcattccccataactaagagtttggttgcattatcctcgttagatttttgaccaaaacaggaatctctccatgttgtaagtatctcatgattggtgagatccatgatcctgatcctggataagattgagtatcctcactagggataattgcagaatcctcccctatttccatggccacatgatcctagatagcaggagccaagatatggagaatgggaatgcttatatcctccgggatcttcaaagatgatcctaaattagccaatgcatcagcttctgtattttcttcccttggtacctgtgtcaaactaaaggaaacaaaagggagtgccaattctttgactattctaaatatttggttagcttttcacctttaacagtataggatccattaaaatgatttgtaattaataatgaatctacatgtacctcaaggaacctgatccccatatgcttagcaatttgtaaaccagcaatcaatgcttcatattcagcctcgttgttagtggtttggaactcacaagctatggagtggggtattatgtccccctgtggcgattttagtagtataccaagccctgtgccatTAACGTTTacggatccatcagtatagagtatccaaggatccttggtctcttctagttgctggacttctaactcagcttctttttgtaaatcactacttaaatcagccacaaagtcggccaatgcttgggatttgatggctgtcctgggctcatatcttatatcataggcactaagcttcactgcccacttagccatccttcctaacatctctggtttcctaaggacattcttaattggaaaattagttttaacaacgataacatgagtttcaaaataatgtctcagcttagtggatgccataattaatgcaagaataagcttttcaaggtgtgaatacctggattcggcatcaagtaaactcttacttacataatagacaggatgttgtgtaccttcataatccttaacaaggactgcacttactgcttttgaggatactgcaagatataaggataacacatctcctttctctggtttcatcaaggctgtggctgaggataggtaatctttgagagctcttagggcattttcatgcttctcagtccactcaaatttcttattcttccttaggatatcatagaattctttgcacttttcgaaggatttagatataaatctgttcaaagctgttatcctgcctgttagtctttggacatccttagcattggcaggagatttgatattcactaaggctttgatttgttccgagctagcttcaatgcctctcttggtcaccatgtatcctaagaacttacctgctttaacaccaaagtgacatttcgaaggattaagtttcatgttgtatctgtcaaggatatcgaatgcttcctccaagtctcttaggtgatcctcagcttttatggactttaccaccatatcatctatgtaaacctccatagtttgtccaatttgatccttgaacatcatattcaccagcctttgatatgttgcacctgcattccttaatccaaacggcacagcaatataacaatatataccggttggagtcataaaagccgtatcctcttgatcagatggttccatctgaatttgttgaaatccagatgaagcatccataaaagtcaacagtttatgacccgccgttgcatccaccatggagtcaatgtggggtaatgggaaaggatccttgggacatgccttatttaaatctgtaaaatcgacacataccctccactttccatttttcttttgaacaacaaccacattggccaaccatcttggatacttgacctctctaatcatacctgcccagagcaatttctctacctcttcctggataatggtaTTTCTTTCcagtgcaaacttcctccttttttgatggatcggtttgaatgacctgtcaatgccaagtttatgagttataatatccttagatatacctgtcatatcctcatgcttccatgcaaaagtagtctttcttcttttgaggaaggatacaaaatcttctttcattttgccaaggatccctgatctgatatagattttggattcaggatcatcaggatccatgaggatttctaccacatcctgctctcttgcctctaagatatcccttggaggatactttgattgctattgctcccttgatttcgaggcttgtttcattgatgaagtgtagcaatccttagcctcctgctgatcactatcaatcttgactattccccaaggactagggagcttcacacattgatggtaagtagatgggactgccttcatatcgtgtatccagaacctgccaaggataacattacaacaagataaacagtcaataacacaaaatttttgataattatgtaatccttcaacataaatcgggagtttaatgtcccccagggtgttcttggtttcgccactaaatcccacgagcacggaggatcttggtatgatatctgattcagggatacccattttcttcagaacatctagttggataatgttcactgagcttcctccgtcaataaggatcctgcggacaaaatggttagaaataaaaagagtaataactaaaccatcgtgatgaggatcctggatgtcaacacgatcatcctcatcaaaggttatgacttttccttcagagacacttgatgttcgaacaggtctttctccattatccattttagcttcctttgcatgccttttagctgctgagaaggatgtaccacagatgtctgatccttcagaaataaagtttatcacttcaCTACAAAAAAAATGACTTTTGGGGACTGAAAAATCAGTATCTGATGCGTAAGAATCAGTCCCTAATGGTTATCAGGGACTGATTTGCCAGTCCCCAGCCAGTCCTGGATACCTAGTACTAGATACTGGTTTTAACAACTAAGAATCAGTCCCTATTGTACGACACCAAACAGGACTAATAGTTAGTCTCAGATACATAAAAATTCAGTCCTAAACTTACCTCCTGGTACCACGTCATTTCAGTCCCCGATGCATTTCTTCGATGACTAAAAAATTAGTCTCGGATACTACGATAGTTTAGTCCCAGGTGTATTACTTTAAGGACTGAAAATCGGTCCTATAAACATGTCTGTATTGTCCCTAATAAGTTTTGTTAAGTTCGTGATTCCATATCAAATCAGTATCCAATAAGATGTTTTAGAGACTAAAAATTATTCTCAAGTACCACATGATTTCGGTCCTTAATATGCTTCTTTTAAGTACTAAAAATTAGTCTCACATACTATCTTATTTTAGTACTTAATATGTACTTTTAAGGACTGATATCCAATATGTTTATTTAGGGTCTGAAAATTAGTCGCTTAAGTTagtcccaaatatctttttagtGACTATCTTTTAGTCTCTAATACTATGTGTCACTTTCAATATGGTTTTTTACATACTGAAAAATAGTTGCAAATACAATTTTAGTTGAGTCCCTAACATGCATTTACAATTCCTAACAAATATATTCTAGGACTAAAAGGTAGTCGCCAATagaatttatagttttatatattaaaCCATTCTCATTAACACAATATTAATATTATTCGTCAAAATGATTCTAGCTTTCTTAAACTCACAATAAACTCAAGCATTAATGTCATAACAATAGCCAATGAAAATCAAAATAACACCAGTTCATCAATTCTGAAATTTAGAAGAGTATTAgagaaaaaaaaagtaataaacgTCTTAACTAACTGCCTAGATAGTGTTGTCACTTTCGTTGTGTAGTCCATTCAAACCATCATCTTCACCAACATCATTTGTAGATATTGTGCTCTCGAAATCTGGATATTTTCGGCTCAAGAACTCTGTCACTCTTTCGTATTTTTCGTTACTCTGTTTCAATTCCTCCTTGAGTTCAGTAACCTCATTTCTCAAATCTTCGTTCTCAGTTGAATCTCGTTGAGATGATTCGACTGCCGATTTCATCCAGTTATCTTTTTTCCTTAATACAGAGGACCAACACCTACCTCCCATGCTGATTGTATTGTTTTAGCCCTGCCACATACACTTTTGATGGCTTTTCTCTCCACGTCGTGTTCCATAGCAGTAGTAACGATGGTTCCTTCGGTATTTAGTCTAGCCATGGCCGCCTCTTTATGTTTACAAATATTATCCTAACATAATAGAAGGTAGAAGAATAAGATTTAAAACTTTTTGAGACCCAAATAAATATTTgacaaaaaaaatctaatttataaGCTTTTAACAGGGAGATGCTTACATATACAATATGTGAATCTTCATTTAGCCATCATTTTTTCTTGGCATTATAGTGCAGCTTGTAGTAAACTTCTAATGGGCTAGGTGGCAGCTGAGTCTCGGGATTTCTCTGCCATCATAAAACTTATATAATGAAgaataaatatattctaaaaaaacTGAAATCaatctttttaaaacatatataaaccTACTAGTTGCTTATTCAAACAAATAAAATTTTCTATAACATTCTACTACTAGATAACAATAACTAATTAAATTACGGGTCGAAAAGCGTAAACTTACAATTTTGAATGCATGATTGGCTATCGACCGAGAGCCCCCCCTGCTTATGCATATGATTATATGAATACCGTTAAATTGCTAATGAATATGATTATATGAATACCGTTAAATTGCTAATGCATATGAATACCAACATAAATTTTAgttattttaaataatttattttCTCTCATTACTAGCCTACTTAGTTTATACATGTTTGTTGTTAACCAGGACTTCACAATGAATTTGGATAAGAGCTGGACTAAAATCACTAATAAAGTAGATCCAAAGTTTACAAGAGGAGCCATAGCTTTTTCAAAATGGGCTGAAAGATATGCTGATACTGAAGGTCGGATACATTGTCCATGTAGAAATTGTGTGAATGCAAGAAGACATGTTCCTGATGTTGTTGCTGATCATATCATACAATATGGTTTTGAACCAACATATAATGTATGGATATATCATGGTGAACATCTGCCAGGTTATGAAACAGACAAAGACGAAACAAATAGTGAGTTTGAAGAAAGTGATAACGACTCAAATGACGGTGTTGGTGAGTTACTTGATGATGCTTTTCCTACGGGTGGCAATACCGAAGCCGGAAACTTTAGGGACGGTGTTGATCAGCGTAATAACCCAAATGTGGAGAAGTTATTTGTCGATATGATGAAGCCTTTATACCCAGGGTGTGATGAGTTTTCTGTACTAGGCTTTTTATTGGAGTTGATGAATGTCAAGGTAACATGTAAAATGACAAATGTGTCAATGGATATGATTCTGAATTTACTTAGTCGGGCTTTCAAGGACGCAAACTTGCCGAAGAACCATTATGAAGCGAAAAAGTATTTACGTACTCTTGGACTTGGATACGAATCTATCCATGCGTGTAAATATGATTGTGCATTATTTTGGAAAGAAAATGCAAATTTACAAACTTGTCCTGTGTGTAGCACTAGTCGTTGTGAAGAAAATAGTAAAGGGAGGAAGAAGCCGGTAAAAGTCTTGCATTACTTTCCCATCACAAGTAGACTTAAGCGTTTATATGCCTCGAGACACACTGCTAAGGAAATGTTATGGCACGATCAATACAGAACCAAAGAGGAGGGGGTTCTTAGGCATCCGGCTGACGGAAAGGCATGGGAACACTTTGATACAACGTTTCCTAATTTTGCAAATGATCCTAGAAATGTTCGCCTTGGGCTTGCAAGTGATGGTGTCAATCCTTTCGGTGCAAAGAGTCTTTCATATAGTATGTGGCCTGTTGTGCTCATACCATACAATATGCCTCCTTGGAAGTCTATGGTCGATGCTTCATTTATGTTAGCATTGTTGATTCCTGGAAAAGATTCACCAGGAAAGGATATTGATGTATTTTTACGTCCGCTTATAGATGAGTTGAAACTTCTGTGGGATACGGGTGTTGAAACATATGATTGCGAATCAAAACAGACATTCAACATGCGTGCTGCACTTCTGTGGACAATTAATGATTTTCCTGCGTATGGTTACCTGTCCGGATGGAGCACGAGTGGATACAAGGCATGCCCAATATGCAATGAAGATGCAAGTAGTATATATATACGAGATAAAATAGCATTTGTAGGCCATAGGAGATTTCTCCCACACGATCACTCTTGGAGGAAAGCACGAGATTTCAATGGACAAAAAGAGACTAGGCTTGCACCTAAACCTGTCAATGGAGATGATTGCTTACGTCAGTTAGAACATCTTACTATACATCAGCATGGAAAACATAAGGCTCATGGAGCTAAAAAAAGAAAACAGAACCCACACGATTTAAACTGGTCAAAGAGAAGCATCTTCTTCGAACTCCCATATTGGCCTAAGTTGTTGATTCGTCATAACATTGACGTGATGCATGTTGAAAAAAATGTGTGTGAGAACGTGTTAGGAACCCTCTTAAACATAGAAGGAAAGACGAAAGACACTGACAAAGCCCGGCTAGATTTGGAAGATATGAACATACGTAAAGAGCTTCACTTGGTGAGGAAGAATGATCATTGGGTTAAACCACATGCTTCGTACGTTTTAACTCGCGATGAGAGAAAACAATTTTGCAATTTACTTAGCTCAGTGCGTTTTCCAGATGGGTATGCTGGAAATTTAGCTAAAAATGTAAATGTTGAGGACGGTAAGGTATATGGGCTTAAATCACATGATTGTCACGTCTTGATACAACGCATCATTCCTATTGCAATTCGTCCCTTTATGACAAAACAAATTCACGATGCGATAGTGGAGCTGTCTCAATTTTTCAGGAAACTTACTGAAGTCACATTACACGTCACAGAGTTGGAAGCGTTACAAGAAAACATAGTCAAGATTCTGTGCAAGCTTGAACAAATATTTCCCCCGTCATTTTTTACGGTTATGATGCATTTGTGTGTACATCTTCCTTAAGAGGCAATTTTGGGAGGACCTGTGCAATCAAGGTGGATGTATCCGATCGAAAGATACCTTGGCCATTTAAAGAAATATGTTGGAAACAAAGCAAAACCCGAAGGCTCGATAGCAGAAGGTTATGTTGTTGAGGAAGCTATAACATTTTGTTCACACTATTTACGAGGTGTTGAATCAAAGTTGGATAAACGTGATAGAAATGTTGACAAAACCTCTAGTGATGCTCGAAGCTTTGCGTTAGATATTTTTAGATTGAATGGTCGAGGTATTGGAAAGAAAGAAGTTCACATGCTTCCTACTAATCTTATGAAGAAAGCAATATGGTTTATCTTCAACAATTGTCAAGAGGTTCAACCGTACTTagagtaagtttttttttttaatatttggttGTATATTAGTATTAAGTGTCACATGTTAGTAAATTTATAGTTTATCTACACGTGGCAGGGAACACTTACAAATTTTACAAAATCAACATCCGGAATCATCAGATTTTTCTGAGATGCAACAGTCTACATTCCCGGATTGGTTTGCAAAACGAGTAACAATCGCACTCTATTTTACTTACTTTACTTTGTGATATTGTACTGCACTCTAATAACATGATTACTATGTTGAAAATTGAGAACAGGTTCGAGAGATGTATGTGCTAAATCCATCTCAAATTAATGAGGAGTTATATGCACTGTCTTGCCTTCCTGATAATCGAGTTTCGTCACAAAGGGGATACATAGTGAATGGAGTAAAATTTTTAGTTAAGTCAAGCGATGACTGCAGACAAACACAAAATTGTGGAGTTACGGTACCGGGCGTTCATAATGATATCGAGGACGATTACTATGGATACCTTGATGAAGTCATTGAATTGTCATTCATAAGAGGTTATCGTATTATTTTATTCAAATGCACATGGTTTGATACTGATCGACGAAGAAAGCACGTGATATTTGAACCTCATTTCATAAGCATAGACACGTCCCGACATGCTTATAAGGATGATCCTTTCATTTTAGCAAACCAGGCAAAACAAGTGTTTTATATAAATGATATACTTAAACCGAATTCACAATGGAAAATCATTGAAAGAATTACCCATAGGCACTTGTGGGATATTCCAGAAAATCAGAATGCAGAAGACATGTTAGAAGATGTCAACCTTCATCGTGAAGATGTTGAAGATGAAATTATTGAAACTGTTGATGTTCAACATCATTCTGATGGCACTATAGATGGTTTTATTACTGATGAGATAGATGATTCTGATCATAGCATGGAAGATTTTGGTTCAGAGACAAATTTGGATGAGTCAGATGCTGATAAGCCCaataatgaaattgaaaatgatgAGTCAGACAATGATGATTGATAATGTTCATTCTATAAATTTTGTAAGAGTTCTGATTATTTAAATTTTACTAAGTACTAGTCTCTTActaatatatatatgtaatagTATAATTGTTTTACGTTATCTAATCATTTACTATAAATATTATGTTTGCAGGTAAACGTATAATTATCAAGGAAGGAATCACACGTAGTATTTAATAAAGTTTGGCAAAGTTGAACAACACTCGATTTTGGTTTGGATTGGGCTCAAGGATGTGTTTTAGAGGCTTGTGCTACTTGGATGTGTGAAGGTTGTTAATGTGCTGCAATCGGTTGATTTAGATGCTAATAATTTTATTATGTATTTTCTTGAACTTTGCACTTTTTTTATGTTCATTTAGACTAATTTTGGAAATATCATGTATTATGTTAAAAGTATAATGCATATGCTTTTTTTTAAATAGTGTTTAGGTTATCCATGATCTTATATCTACAAATATGCTTTGTGCACTAAATAATAGTATCCAATATGGTTTTTACAAGTACTTTAGAGACTGATTTCCAGTCTTTAGTTCTTTTATAGCAGTCAATCGAATTCACTAGGGTGTAAACAAGCCGAGACGAGCCCAAACTTAACTATGCTGGAGCctgataagtgaagctcgggttgggcttgtttataaaaaaaaattcttttctTAAACTAAATACTAGTCCATAATATAGTATGTTACAATAAATATGAGGACTAATTTTGAGTCCGTAATTTCTTCTTTAAAATACAATGATTTGTATAGATTATTAGAGACTAATTATCAGTCCCTGTTTCTTATGTCTATATAAAACTTTGGAGACTGAAAATCAGTTCCTAATAAGTTTTCGAAAAGTTTTAACATATTTGGACACTGAAAATTAGCCACCAATCATTTCCTATATAAAGAGGTATTCAAAACTGAATATCAGTCCCTAATTATGGTTGTCTTGAAAATATTAATAACTTATATTCAGTACCGAATATGTTCCATCTATATTGGAGACAGAATATCAGTCTCCAACATAGGTGTGTCATTTTTCACTATAGAGGGAACATATTTGAGACTAAAATTTAGTAGTCAATAAGCGTCCTTCCAAAACGCTATACCATGCAAACATATCTAATGGACACTTTTCTTGTAGtgcttgtgcatctgctggaggggccggagctttctcagggatcctttcaggatcctgagtccttgacttttttctgcccagcaattcttttaaatgccccttgctcaataagtatccaatttcctttctcaatgcaatgcattcctctgttaaatgcccaaaatcctcatggtatgcacaccactttgatttgtctttggttgcagccggtctgtcattttttctaggccatctggctttatctcctagattctgcatcgcaagaattagttcattgttatcaacggaaaaacaatattcagaaattggaggataatcctcatcatcttcttgatctatagcatgcacgttctggttatcggatctgttataggatttgaatttgttgttcttgaacgaggatccttgcttctcttgttttgaggatcctgctaatctctcctggatccttttgtcatcctctagccggatgaacctaagtgcccgggttcttacctcatctaggttcctgcacggtgtcataacaagatcatcatagaacaatgaatccctaagcaatcccattttgaaggcctcaacagccgtggctatatccaagttgggaatgtctaaggattctttactaaatttggttatgtaatcccttaatgattcattatgaccctgggttatcctatatagatcactagttaatcgctcaaattttctactacaagaaaactgattattgaataagttaactagattagcaaatgaggtaatagagtaagggggaagacttagcagccatttgagagctgatccagtaagagtggatccaaatcccttgcataggcatgcttcctttaacctttctggaattggattgatctccatcctctctcggtattgtgctatgtgctcctcaggatccgtcgaaccatcacacagcttcatggttggcacatggaaccttttgggtatctcagcatcacaaattggtggtgcaaaacgagatatcttatggcttccatctgcaatctccgggataggtttgaccactcctggaacacttgatatcatatccttcaatttttgcaactctctggccatagcatggttgatacatgtatcctgcatgaatccatggttagtggtaagagaattattaaaagtgttgcctcccattgggttcaagttaggaacaccggatgtgaatccatattgctgggactctgggattatggagggaccagtggaagcaatggtctgcatcggaataaaatctccctgatggacatctgaacttgctgtttgcaaactcctcaaggatcctggcatctggaagggtcCCTggaactgggatgatcctggaacaaaggaggatccttgaacctgggatgatcctggaacaaaggaggatccttgaacctgggatgatcctggaacaaaggaggatccttgaacctgggatgatcatggaacaaaggaggatccttgaacctgggatgatcctggaacaaaggaggatccttgaacctgggatgatcctggaacaaaggaggatccttgaacctgggatgatcctggaacaaaggaggatccttgaacctgggatgatcctggaacagagGAAAATCCTTGAATCTGatgcgctcctgagtaggctcctgaattcatgaaggatcccatatgctgaggataggatcctgctggctggaaatatgaacctgatgcctgagtcactattgctgaaccgtagtgcactccttttggtccacccacatattggacatctggaacctctgatggctgagaagtaatcaccggagtgtcaaaattcaaagatttgggcaccagtggggaatgatcctctgccgctttcttttgtttcttgagatctctgatttctttgaggatcctatcattggtcttatcctgttgctgtatatgttccttcatctgcaaaatcaaagtaaacatgtcactagtagtgggagtgtaaggagcagaagaagttagaggtttagagaaaatgggagttggtttcttcttagcatttttctgagatccagcaggaggtggaggcaaaggtggaatgccctgagacgaattgactgcagacattgcagtagaggtattcttcaatgatgaagccatatattcgtatgcaatgaaccggaatgatcaccaacagaaaaacttcttaggaatgaagcaccaattgccccacggtgggcgccaaactgttttggtcaaaaatctaatgaggataatgcaaccaaactcttagttatggggaatgatgcttgaaatgaa is drawn from Helianthus annuus cultivar XRQ/B unplaced genomic scaffold, HanXRQr2.0-SUNRISE HanXRQChr00c080, whole genome shotgun sequence and contains these coding sequences:
- the LOC110908022 gene encoding uncharacterized protein LOC110908022, whose amino-acid sequence is MYPIERYLGHLKKYVGNKAKPEGSIAEGYVVEEAITFCSHYLRGVESKLDKRDRNVDKTSSDARSFALDIFRLNGRGIGKKEVHMLPTNLMKKAIWFIFNNCQEVQPYLEEHLQILQNQHPESSDFSEMQQSTFPDWFAKRVREMYVLNPSQINEELYALSCLPDNRVSSQRGYIVNGVKFLVKSSDDCRQTQNCGVTVPGVHNDIEDDYYGYLDEVIELSFIRGYRIILFKCTWFDTDRRRKHVIFEPHFISIDTSRHAYKDDPFILANQAKQVFYINDILKPNSQWKIIERITHRHLWDIPENQNAEDMLEDVNLHREDVEDEIIETVDVQHHSDGTIDGFITDEIDDSDHSMEDFGSETNLDESDADKPNNEIENDESDNDD
- the LOC110901194 gene encoding uncharacterized protein LOC110901194 translates to MNLDKSWTKITNKVDPKFTRGAIAFSKWAERYADTEGRIHCPCRNCVNARRHVPDVVADHIIQYGFEPTYNVWIYHGEHLPGYETDKDETNSEFEESDNDSNDGVGELLDDAFPTGGNTEAGNFRDGVDQRNNPNVEKLFVDMMKPLYPGCDEFSVLGFLLELMNVKVTCKMTNVSMDMILNLLSRAFKDANLPKNHYEAKKYLRTLGLGYESIHACKYDCALFWKENANLQTCPVCSTSRCEENSKGRKKPVKVLHYFPITSRLKRLYASRHTAKEMLWHDQYRTKEEGVLRHPADGKAWEHFDTTFPNFANDPRNVRLGLASDGVNPFGAKSLSYSMWPVVLIPYNMPPWKSMVDASFMLALLIPGKDSPGKDIDVFLRPLIDELKLLWDTGVETYDCESKQTFNMRAALLWTINDFPAYGYLSGWSTSGYKACPICNEDASSIYIRDKIAFVGHRRFLPHDHSWRKARDFNGQKETRLAPKPVNGDDCLRQLEHLTIHQHGKHKAHGAKKRKQNPHDLNWSKRSIFFELPYWPKLLIRHNIDVMHVEKNVCENVLGTLLNIEGKTKDTDKARLDLEDMNIRKELHLVRKNDHWVKPHASYVLTRDERKQFCNLLSSVRFPDGYAGNLAKNVNVEDGKVYGLKSHDCHVLIQRIIPIAIRPFMTKQIHDAIVELSQFFRKLTEVTLHVTELEALQENIVKILCKLEQIFPPSFFTVMMHLCVHLP